From the genome of Rhododendron vialii isolate Sample 1 chromosome 10a, ASM3025357v1:
ACGCTAACAGTACTCATGTAATCCCCAATCGATGGGGtatgggggtgtgtgtgtggggtggggtggggggggaAGGGGACAGACCTGACCTCTGCCTATTTATCTGCAAAGTGGCTACTCACAAAAAGATTTTTCAGTGAAATAGAAGCCTCCTATACCCCTGGAATTCAAGGACTCAAGGGGCATTGTGTCGTGGAACCATGCCTCCAAATCAAAGCTGAAaagcatcagagagggcagacATCCAATTTATGCTCATTACCTTGCTTCCTTCGTTTAAACTTCTGCGCATCAGTGACGCACAAGTCTATGAAAATACCAAAAGCACCCCTAGGCTAGGGGATAGGCACGAAAAGTTGAATCCACATGGGCTAGACTACTATCAGGTTCCACACTCCATAGCATCAGTAAATTGAAAAGAACGAACATATTCCTGAATGTCGACATTGGACGGTGCAGAAGAGGAATGGAAGAGCAAAGAAAAGATAGTGAGAGCAGCATAAAAAGATATGGCAATCAGAATCTGATCTCATTTTCTTGCTATAAATATGGTGACTTTGAAACTGGGATTGGCAAGGGTGTACGGTATGAGTAGTTTCATAAACAGGAGAGAGGGTCTAACATGAAGAGAAGAGTCTAGCTTGGTGGCCAAGAATGACTTGCCTGCACCTTTGAAACGGGGCCTGAATTGATCATAATGTACTGATCCCTATCTCGGATCGCAGGCGGTCCTTGGCCAACTCGATAGGCTCTTATCTCTCATGCAAGCCCCTTCTTCTATCCAATAAGTCGTAGGAACAAACATCTTACATGAAGGTAAGAGGGTTTTTTCTTACCATTATGACGGCTTCCCTGCTATACACAACAGAGTTTTCATTTTCCAGAACCACATTAAGATGTTATCGAAAACAGTTTTTGCACAAAACGAAATGATATGGATGCTAATTTTGAACTCTGAATTTTTTTGCCTGGCTTCTTAACACATGataaagagaaacttcccaaaAAGTTTTCTATCTTATAGATGATTACGACTTACGAATAGACAAATCCATGCACATGTGTTACACTACTAGCAATCAAGCATGTCACAAACAATTGGCTCATACAGGATCAATATTGCAGACTCAAATCAGATTGTAGACAGCTACAGCGATGTGGGAGTTTGTTGCAGCTCAGTTTATGGTGAAATTCATTATTTAAAATTAgaagccaaaaggcatcaatatTTGGGAAGCTTTGTTCTGAAAGCTTAGGGTCTTCAGTGGGCATATGGTGAGTGAGAAACTTTTAGGCCAGGTTTGGCTCGATAAAATCAACATCAGAATGGAACGGCCATTCCCATGTTTGATTCACTGAAAATCAATGGAATATCACTCCAAATGGAATTGCCATtcaccaaaataaaaagaatactCATTTCGTTACAAAACTAAATAATCATCATTCCATTCTAAATCTTTTGTTGGTGAGACAAATAAGCCCATACAACGATATGGTCATATTGTTAGATAGCTTAATTTACACTGTTGGGCACATTTCCTATTAGCTTAAACTTTGGGGACTATTGGTAACTTATTATGGAGAGCTCATGTTCGCAGAAGTCTTGGGTTCAAGTATCTTTATTTGCTTTTTTTCCCTGTTTGCATCATGTTCATCTTCTCTAGATGTTTGTATCTCCACGTGCAATACACGGTTGTACCTGAGAAAGGATGTTAGGTGGCTtgatataaatatttttttttagtggtAAATGGGCTTGATATACTTTATTGGGCCAATTTCCCAaaaacttaagcttttgggactactaGTAACTTAACACATCAATTACACCACCAAAACTCTTTGTGTGTGTGATAGACTCTCAGTTGCAAAAGTTCAAACATTGGGAGCAACTTTGGTACTTTCATGGAATAGAAATCAGTTTCTCACGATTTGTAGTATGTTTGGAATCCCTTTTACACGGAATAATAGTAGCGTGGTTGACTAGATGTCTACATGTAAAATACCAATTCGTAAGAGAAATTGTACCTGTCTTGTGATGATCACTTGTAAACTGTTGAGTGTGGTCTACTGGTTGGTTTATCTTAAGTATCAGGTTTTaccttgtttttggtttttaaatCCTAGCacctaagaagcatggatacgGATACGGAATATGGATACGATACGAATACGCGGATAcgtgattttttaaaaaagtagcATACAATACGTTGGGGATACATTGaatataaattaatttttccaaaaattatttgtatccCCTTCATTAGGTTGTGAGGATGAGGAAACAGAACTACCAGTACCAGCAGAATCCAACATACtgttacagaaaaaaaaatcccctaaaatcatattatactataaaaaaaaaaacccctaaatcagacaagagagagagagagacaagagacgagagagagatacatttccgtataggtatatatatgcctatatatatgtatatagtcTGGATCCAGTCAGGGATCCCGGATTGGGCTCTGGTGCAGACTTCTTTCCTCAGCCTTTGGATTGTATTTTGAATGGTCGGGATCCGCGGATAGTTTGTTCGCACAAACTATCCGCGCATCCCGACCATTCAAAATACAATCCAACGCCTGAGAGCAAGGTCCGCACCAAAGCTGGATCCGGACTGTGTGTTGTTACACAATGAGAGAGataagagatgagagagaagaagacgagagagagagagagagagagagagcagagaacagagagacgagagagaaaaACACTTACAGTCGTCATCGTTGTCGAGAGACGAGTGAGAGATAACGTCGTCTTTTTTCTGCCTTTCGTTCTTCTCTGTTCTCGACTTGTCCCGGTTGGGGAAATAAATTTGACTcatatattttaagtaataatATTTTTACCCTTACACATATCCAAAACGTATCCAAAACGTATGCATAACGTATCTGAgcgtatccaaaacgtatccgAAACGTATCAGGGTACCAAAAATTAAATCTAAAAACAGGATATTCTAAAAAAACgtatcggatacgtatccgaGCGCATCCGTATCCGATACGCGTACGGTACGTGATACGGAAGCTAAAAaagagtatccgtgcttcatagcctAGCACAATAATGAGAAGTTCCAAATCCCTATCATTTTTCAGAGTTTTCCttaatagttttcttttttcagaaaGTAGTTATTCTCAAACTTAGCTCACTAGTTGATTTGACACTTGATGATGACATGTTCTGAATTCATCCATCACAAATTTGATACTACGCACTACCAACGTCTGAATAAGAATGATCCTTCCACTTATTCCTCTCCATTCTATTGCGGTCTCCATTGCATTCCAATGGTGATTTCATCTAACCAAACATAGCCTTATGGCATCCTTACGATATACGATGGAGAAATGTAGGCGGCGAATGCCATGAGATGTTGCAGTTAATGTTGCGAAACGGTGTCCCGTAAGAAGAGTCTCCATTACGAGAGAGCTTGTGGTTACATTTCAAAATTCCACAAAGGTTCTGAATCATTGTGGATTGTCGTTATGAAATGTTGGGGGATAAAGTAGCTTTTAACCTGGGGAGATCCTTTAAGGGTAAGGTATCCTATATCCTTTGTCACGAGCCTGTATCTTTCCCCCATAACCAAAATTTATCTGATGAAGTTCTGTGGCTGCCTTCCGGTAATCAAGTGTTTTCGATTAAGTCTACTTGGGAAGCTAGAAGAGCTACCAAGATGATCCAGCCTTGGCATGTTTAGGTGTTGTTCAGTAGGAATGTCCCAAGGTGGAGTTTTATTGCAGCTATATATGGGTCATGTTCAATACCAAGGGCGAATTGGCTAGCACCCCTGTATCTTTCCCTTTTTCCAAAATGGCAGTGAAGGTGGGCTGCCATTCAGTTACCGAGTGTTTTCCTTTGAGTCTATCTGGGAAGCTAGTAGAGCTACAAAGATGATCCAACCTTCGCTGTTTGGGAGTTGTTCAGAGGGATTCCCAAGGTGGAGTTTCATTGCTTGGTTACCAATTTGGGACAGGTTGAATGGAAGGGACAGATCAGAAGGTCCGGAGTTGCACCTGAATATCAATATGTGTCATGTGCGAATAGGTTGAGTTGCACCTTAATCTAATCTGTACTTTCAGAAAAAAAAGGATACTCATAAAATTTACAGGGCATTTACTTTCCCTTCAACAAATCTAAATAGACAATTAATATACCATCGTTATCTAGGCTCTTCCCGACAAAATGTAGACACGCAACCTGGAATTGCAAATTAATTCTTGAACGCCACAAAACAATCAGAAGAGATttcttttccaataaaaaaaaaaacaatcagaaGAGATTGGTAACCCATGTCGagtttgaacttggaataaaaaataaactggaccTAGGGCACAACAATCTAGCtaagaaaagagagaggaaatcgGTACCTGAATGGTTTCCAGTTCATCTGTGTTTTAGCTATGCAAAAATTGATAGATTATGTTCCTTAAGAAACAGGCCCATTAATACCCAACAAAACTGAGTGTATTTCATTTTATTCGTATTTAGGCCAAGTATATTAAAAATGAGGTCACTACTGTAAGATTAGATAAAAGAATCCCACACTTGATGAATAAAAGGCAGTTTCTAGTCGCACATGTATGGCGAAATCCCCCTTCCTCTTACATGTTatttaattttgagttttgagcaaGACGTTTTGTTCAGAATTTGCAAAAGGATTTTTTGGCTACAGATGACTCATTTGAATGCTGTTCATTGATATGGAACTATATCAATGGAATTCAACTTCCAGTTGTGTACTAGGCTGCTCACCAATTAGTTTCTAAAGAAGTTGCCTATGACTTAAACACTTCGTCTACTAATTGTCTTGTTTAGGAAACTATGCCTTCTTAAACTGCATGTGTTTATTACCCGGCATCATTAACTTCTGTAAAGTTGGGTAACTCCAGCAGTCATTGACTACAATTACAAATCTGGCAGTAGACGCCCAAACAAATAGCAATTTCGGCAAGGCTCATAAGACTAAGGTAGCTAGGGAAGATTTTTTGATCCTTGCGATCAACTCAATATGGACCTTAGAGTAATTGGTCACTAAAAATTTAATCCTACATAGAAAAACAATGCAGTGGAGGTCTGGGAGAGGTATTGGTAACCATTTTATCAAGTGATGTTCCACTAAAAACTATGAATCCTTCTTATACACAAAATGAGGTGGGAGACTATAGGCATGGACTTAAATGTCGACGATCTTTTGTGGCTGCGCAATGGATATCTTGATATTTGGCACCTTTATCATAGACTCAACTGCATTGATCATTTATTAACCAATCCTATCAGTTTTTCAAGAATGATACAGATCACAATGATGTAACAATCATGGGGAGCACAGAATGacgaaaaataacaaatataaaGTTTATCCAAAATTTAGAAGCATTGGAAAAATCAATTGTGTGAGCTAATAACGTTACCGTGTTCCACGATACTTGTAGAGATAAATTGGCACCTTTCACAAGATGACAAGATGAACCAGTTTAGCTTACCTACACCTAAACTAGTGTCCATCAACAGCTCCATGTACCTACACGGGCGGAATCTTATTTTCAAGGCCAATGGATTAAGTTTCATAAAGTTTACTGGAGAACCACACATTGCCGAGGGACCGCACTCTGAGTCTCTCCACTGCACTGGTTCAAGGCAACTAGACCTTTGCAAGGTGAAGTGCCGCAGCTTGCTTTCATCTTCTGGCCACCAATCAAGAAAGTGGCCTGTCACGTTTCTCCGAGGTTGTGAGAGTCTAAAGCACACTTAGTGCCTTCAGTCGTTTACATTGACTAGTCATTAGACATTTGTTATTGAAGTGAATCTATTTGGTGTGACCAATAACTTGTTTCATAGTGGCTCGTTGGTTATACTATGACATATTAGGTACATGCTGCGTTGACATGCCAAGTATCTGAACTCCTATAGCATTGTCAATAATACTCTTTTACCTATTTAAAATTCACATAAGTGCTTTGATataattttcataaattatAATCATTTCTATAGGGATAGTATACAAACTTAAACAAACCATTGTTTGATTTAAAAAAGGAACAATCGAAACACTGTCCACCTATTACACTAGTCAGCGCACAATCAAAGACGCAACTAAAGGCACAAGGTTAAGCATTTGAAGGAAAGCTTTTTTATTCCCTTTCAAACTAAAGACTCAAAGATAACCTAGGGATATCTATCTAAGTCCGAACCAGAAAGAGAAAATAGCTGGACAGACAAGCGAACCAAGAGACCAACTACTCATATGTAAAATAAAAGATACACTTCAAAGAGAAAACAACAGCTAGGCCATTCCCTTCCCAACTGCTTCCATGGCGACATAAGGAACCAAGGAAGCTTACATCTCCTCTGGTGGAGCAACATTGAGATCAATAGCTCCAACATGATTTGCTGGAGCTAATGTCAGAGTAGATCCCATAAGGGAAAGCTCATTAACTCTCTGGGCAATTTTATCACTTAGTTCTTTCATACGGTTTATGGATTCCTCTAGCTGATCCAAGTTGAGCTCATAGGTCGGCGTATCAAACCAGGAAGGCTTCGGGCGCTTCAACCCTTCAATTTCAAGTTCTTTAGAACGGAGTTTCTCTTCCTCGAGTTGCTTGCACAACTCAGTGTACTGCTGGTGGATTGTTGAACAAATAGACCCACGAGGATCCAGATATCCAGCGACTTCCATAGGGCCTTGGCAAAGGAACCTTTTAACTATTGTGTCAACACAACTATGGCCAAAAGACAAGGGTTTCCCACTAGGGGAGAAGACAACAAGAGCAAGCTCACAACCAGTCAAGGTACAGAGCTCGCTTGCCTTCTTGAAAAGGCCAGATCGGCGCTTTGAGAAGGTAACTTGGCGAGCCTGTTTGGACTCAATAAACTTCATTTCAATCTTTTGGCGACCCCTAGTTATTTTCCTTGCCATGGAAATAATATCAAGAAGAATAGTTGGGTTTCCTTGGAGAGATTTAGGAGAGAACAACCGCAATTTATAGAATAAGCGTAATCTGTATATTTAATGTTTCCATCTCCATTACTTCTTTCAAATTGTGAGAATCTCACTGGCGTAACTTACATTTATTGACACTAAATATAGTTAGTTAGCATATTAAATCTCCAACTTACCGTTAAAAATTTAAGGGTACTAGTAATCTAGTCTTACCAAgattaccaaacaaaaccaaaccaaactaagccAAGTCCCACTCAATTGGGGCtagctacatgaatccgttgtGTCCATCGAGCACTTGTCCCGTGATATTCAAGAAACCAATGTCATTTCGAACTACTGCCTCTAAagtcaattttggtctacccCTCATCTACCGGAACCATATCACTCCTAACTACCGCATGACCGATCTACAATAGACATGTCCAAACTCCTTAATCTCCAAACTCCTTAATCTATTGtctctaattttattttctacaAGCACTACCCTACCATCACAAGATTATTCTCAAATAGAATGGACATGCAACACGACACTAGCATGATATTGACACAAGGGTTTTTACAACTGCATGAACATGCACCGAAGACACGTTAACTTGTTAGCTTCGTATTTTAGAATAATTTGATCTCATAAAAACTCTATAGGACGAGGGACCAATAGGAGTGAAACTACAGTGTTCTTATCAACTATTGGTCTATTATCATTAGATATAACTTTTTTCCCTCTCCCAAGTTGTAATGAGTTTCATTGTTTCTTAATTCATTGACACATGTGACGTGAGTCTCATAAGTATCAAACTTAAGGTTCAGTTCTaataaaccaaacccaaaaaaaaaaaagctgccttaagtctcaatcaattgggTTGACTAAAGCCGAGCCCCCCcccccaataaaaaaaaaaaagaaaagaaaaactattaGTTTAAGATCAAACAAAGAAAGCCCCTTCCAAAGCTAATAGAGAGAGAATGTGAAACCCTTCCACAACTTAAACCTTGCACTATATGATATGGTAAAATCTTGTgtgaaaacaagaattttttttttttttgcacatgtGCAAAAAGTTTATACTTCGTTTTCAGGTTCAACACATTGGTGGGATGTTCTTAGAAAATATGTGAAGGCTTAACAGCGAAGGCATTATCGGCAACTTGTAGGGAAAGTCATGTGAGAGTGTTAGAGCAATAAGAAGTCAAGCACCGGAATTGAGAGATGCATTGATTGAAATTCCAATTTGTTCTAAAGACGATGTCGTGATGGCGGAACCTTCTGTCAGCAAATCAAAAGTGGAGGAGATGCCTAAGATGACGTTGTTAAAGGCTTAAAGCTACTGAGGTTCATTCGCATACAACTTCGTGATGGAGGATGAAATCTATAGCATACTAGGCTGTTAAATGAAGGTCCCTCAAGGCAGGCTCCAAGTCAAACCCTCTTACTCTAGGTAGCAAACTACTGGCCCGGTGAACCCAAGGGAAGGGGGTCGTGTGTCACCTGCAGTGTCCAATGCACTAGTTAATAACCTCAAATTTGGCTATGTGCTCAGGTTTGCGAATTCTTGTGGAGagcagcaattttttttaatggaggAAGACGAGCTTGTGTATTGAGCAGTTGGCCTTTAAGGGGGAACATATGGCATCTTAAAGTACTCGCGTGTGTAGTCTGATAGTCTCAAGAGCCTCCATGTGGCCTACCTCTTCGACCGTGACATCAACGTGGCTTAGTCACATCATTGAACATTTCAGTGCTTTCATGCTTTCTACTCGATTTCCTATTCAAAACTACCATTTCTCTTGCTTTATTTCTTTCGTTAGATGTTGTGTACGCTCATGGACCCATGTATACCTACATAAAAGAAGCTTTAAGTTAATTTTCAAGCTCAATGATCACAAATGAATTTCAGCACCTAAGATTGTCTCAATTGAGCTTGAGAACAATAATGCATAGACGCAAATGCGGTCAAACTTCCAATTGGCTTTCCTTTAGGGCTGTTTTTGAAGCAACTTCCAAAATAACAATCCAAGCAAACCATCCCTTGACAACGGTAAATCTACATAGACTCCTAGATGCCTAATAATTTTCAGGGTTACGCACCTCTCCATGCCTCTATCCTCCATACACCTTTTCAGGCTCGACTTCAGGACCACAACgatgatctgaaccattcatctcGTAGATATTACAGAGAGCATTGATACCATAAATCAGCCGGATTGGATATTGATAGGCACGTGAATAGCTTGTATGAAATAGACtatttaaattaaaatttaaacttgCCATCcatttttataaaacaaaatcCACATTGTTCAAGCTATAATTgatattcaattgagctgatttattGCCTCAATGGTCTTCTATGTAGTATCTAGGAGATGACCGTTTTGGATTATCACTATTGGCATGAAGTGGGGCCTGAAAATGGAGTCTCGAGAGCTATGGAGGATAGAGGTATGTAGAGGAGCTTAACCTAATTTGCAACCAAGCCAAGCTTTATTATCTTGCCAATATCGTCATTTCTAGCAAACTCAAGCTTCAATGTTAATTCGCGGTCTCCTCATGATTACAAGCATTGAACAAAATCCTAAAAGAGCCCAACCCAAGTTAACCCAATGTGTTACTCACTTAACAACTCAAAGtgcttaccaaaaaaatctTTTGCACAAATCCTAAACAATTGAGTGGGGAGGAGGAGTACCTTGTCAGTGGCTTTACCATAGTTTTTCCTTACCCCTTATTCTTAAGAGGTGGAAGAGGAGTTGGCCTATGGGAGGTGCAAGAGAGGAGGACTGATCATTTTTTCGGGGCGTGACTGGTCGTTCGCCTCGTCCAACCTCGCCTTGCCTCACACCTCTGAGGCGATACAGGCTCGCCTCACCCAAGTCGCgcttttttttaatcactgGCTGAACCAACTACAGTTTCTACAGTAATATTGCAAaattctaatatatatatagctactCCAAACACGGGCCCCTCTTTTTGGGCCAAAATTTGGGGGCCCAGTCTTCTCAGGCCATGCCCTTGGGCTGGGCCTGGATCAGGACCAACTGCGTAGAGAGGAAGTGAAGGAAAATCTCAGCAAGATAGAGGAGGTTTGAAGAAGCACAAATCAACAGTTATATAGCGGCCTCGTTTGATTGGTATGGAGTTTGTTTCCAATGCGGAGGGAGATGGACCTCTTGGAAAGACCCTTGAGAGAGGAGGCAGTTAGAGTTTTGCGACAAGCTCTGAACAAGACGGCCTCTTTTGAGAGGAGCCTCAATGCTTCTTTTATGGCATTGATGCCTGTGGATCAAAGGATATTTTGACTTCAGACTGATTAGCCTCAACTTCTCATTGGCAATGCGAACAGATTCTGACCAAAGCACTAGCTCATCGATTGGAGGGTGTACTCCATGCAATGGTCCATGATTCTCAATTGtcctaaaagcttaagttgttagaaGAATATGGGCCCGACAATATCCATAAAGCGAACTAATACACGTTGAGATGCGCACATCTATATGTAAAGCAAAATTGTATGCAAATGGGAAAGGCAGAATGCAAACTGGCAACAAATACAAATGGAAAGAACCTCTTAGAAACCAAAACTCCggtaccatgttaagttaccaaatGACCTACAAGCTCAAGCTGTCAGGAAATTAAGCCAACAATGTGTATTATCAAGTTATTCAACACGGCGATCAAGATTGGCTAAGGTGACTCGAGGGTGCTGTGTCGTGCTTCGAAGTGGTATACGGCCTTCAGATAAATCAAATGAAGACACCGTTGATCCCGATGGGTGAGGTCGTACAGGTGGAAGCTCTGACTGCCATCTTTGGTTGCAAGGTGGCTTGATCTCCCATTTGAGGCCACAAAAACAAGAAGAGTGATTTTTAAGtgattgtttcaatttttcgtAAAAATACACATAATTTTGATATTTCACCTTGTTGAATGCtagtaataattttgatttttgaacttgcctttgtctttttatcattttgccCTGATATTTTTAGGCGTCAGACgcgaattttaaaaattgtggCCCTGCCATGAATAGACTTGAGAATCTCAAAAGAAGACAATAAACCATGAATTAAGGACTCATATTCACTTCAGCccgtgtcaaaaaaaaaaaaaattcacttcaGCCAATCCTTCCAAAATTACAAGGCGCAAGCGCACAGACGCTATTGTTACTCTCAGGCGTACGTATACGTGTATGTATCTACCGTCAGCAATGCAAAATGAGGCaaaatacataaaataaaagGCATGACGAAAATTCGAACAGTTTCCTATGTGGGTATTGGTATGAAGGGACAGAAGCTTACCCGCATTCTGCCAAAGAAGAATCTTTGATGCAGAAATGGCGACAAAACCAGCTCG
Proteins encoded in this window:
- the LOC131303978 gene encoding agamous-like MADS-box protein AGL61, translating into MARKITRGRQKIEMKFIESKQARQVTFSKRRSGLFKKASELCTLTGCELALVVFSPSGKPLSFGHSCVDTIVKRFLCQGPMEVAGYLDPRGSICSTIHQQYTELCKQLEEEKLRSKELEIEGLKRPKPSWFDTPTYELNLDQLEESINRMKELSDKIAQRVNELSLMGSTLTLAPANHVGAIDLNVAPPEEM